One window from the genome of Podospora pseudocomata strain CBS 415.72m chromosome 6, whole genome shotgun sequence encodes:
- a CDS encoding hypothetical protein (EggNog:ENOG503PH53) yields MPPGRALSGKPTTVWDHDAHLTLLQAVIVRGEIKTECWDAIIAYTNLRGYNYTQGAALQHLQKLRRKDTAANDGPAANDGPAEGSSANAPETPAKARGGKAAAKKTPGSNKRKGQAAAAGDNGTDNEEADPTPAAKKRRGVKKEAPKSDTIVKKEDSEDDHDSYGQPRAATTVYSADASRHVGIGYAG; encoded by the exons ATGCCACCTGGACGTGCTCTTTCTGGAAAGCCGACCACGGTCTGGGATCACGACGCACACCTGACCCTGCTTCAAGCAGTGATTGTGCGTGGCGAGATCAAAACCGAGTGCTGGGACGCCATCATTGCCTACACCAATCTCCGCGGCTACAACTACACCCAAGGCGCTGCACT TCAGCACCTCCAGAAGCTCCGGCGCAAGGACACCGCCGCCAACGACGGTCCCGCCGCCAACGACGGTCCCGCCGAGGGATCCAGCGCCAATGCCCCTGAGACCCCCGCCAAGGCCCGTGGTGGCAAGGCCGCGGCCAAAAAGACTCCCGGTTCCAACAAGCGCAAGGGTCaggccgccgctgctggtgACAACGGAACCGACAATGAGGAGGCCGatcccacccccgccgccaagaAGCGTCGCggtgtgaagaaggaggcccCCAAGTCTGACACGattgtcaagaaggaggactCGGAGGATGACCATGATTCGTATGGTCAGCCCCGCGCTGCCACGACGGTGTACTCGGCTGATGCCTC GCGCCACGTGGGCATTGGCTACGCTGGCTAA